The following coding sequences are from one Prochlorococcus marinus CUG1438 window:
- a CDS encoding peptidylprolyl isomerase, with translation MQKFLSNQNKLFLILSITIFQVFLFQPVEVLADLPTGNAVKDPNAILRNALPIKQFELQEIQHKLEDTSDLVRGGRWPALTKTVTKCQSLLKKYQNQIIQELPNDKKKIAEKTFLELKENFDTLQDLSKSKDKYLFVSTRKEALDKIGGLEEFFLPKEFPYDIPDEFDNLPRLLGRAKVNIKTSKGDMKALIDGFNAPLTAGAFVDLSSKNFYKDLPINRAEEFFVLQTGDPIGEAIGYVDPETNEERHVPLEIRIPDEKDTFYNQTFEDLGFYTETPTLPFATLGTLGWSHSNTAVDDGSSQFFFFLYEAELNPAGRNLIDGRNAAFGYVVEGFDVLEELTKDDTIISIDVLEGIENLKLNA, from the coding sequence ATGCAAAAATTCTTATCAAATCAGAACAAACTTTTCTTAATTCTATCAATCACTATTTTTCAGGTTTTTCTCTTTCAACCAGTTGAAGTTCTAGCTGATTTGCCTACTGGAAATGCCGTAAAAGACCCGAATGCAATCCTTCGAAACGCACTCCCCATAAAGCAATTTGAGTTACAAGAAATACAACATAAATTGGAAGACACAAGTGACCTTGTAAGGGGAGGAAGATGGCCCGCCCTAACAAAAACTGTTACAAAATGTCAATCTTTACTAAAAAAATACCAAAATCAAATTATTCAAGAATTACCAAACGATAAAAAGAAAATTGCTGAAAAAACGTTTTTAGAGCTCAAAGAAAATTTTGATACACTCCAAGATCTTTCTAAATCAAAAGATAAGTACTTATTTGTTTCGACTAGAAAAGAGGCTTTAGATAAAATAGGTGGTTTAGAAGAATTTTTTCTTCCAAAGGAATTTCCTTACGATATTCCGGACGAATTTGATAATTTACCAAGATTATTAGGTAGAGCAAAAGTAAATATAAAGACCTCCAAAGGAGACATGAAAGCTTTAATAGATGGATTTAACGCTCCACTTACAGCAGGAGCATTTGTAGATTTATCTTCAAAAAATTTCTATAAAGATTTACCTATTAATAGAGCAGAAGAATTTTTTGTTTTACAAACAGGTGATCCAATTGGCGAAGCAATTGGTTATGTCGATCCCGAAACGAATGAAGAACGTCATGTTCCTCTTGAAATAAGAATTCCTGATGAAAAGGATACTTTTTATAATCAAACTTTTGAAGACTTGGGTTTTTACACTGAGACACCAACATTACCTTTCGCTACACTTGGAACTCTTGGATGGTCCCACTCAAATACAGCAGTTGATGATGGTTCATCTCAATTTTTCTTCTTTTTATATGAAGCAGAACTCAATCCAGCAGGTCGTAATTTAATTGATGGAAGAAATGCTGCATTTGGATATGTTGTAGAAGGTTTTGATGTATTAGAAGAACTAACCAAAGACGACACAATTATCTCAATTGATGTTTTAGAAGGAATTGAAAACCTAAAATTAAATGCGTAA
- the thiL gene encoding thiamine-phosphate kinase, which translates to MRKELLEDIGEKELINRLGKFMPKNQASDDCALIKTKNEKLLVNTDSLVENVHFNDITICPQDLGWKAVVSNISDLLSSGSKKTIGIMISLTLPAKTEWVWVEELYKGIKKALKVYGGIILGGDCSKGNQKIISITALGIQGELKLRRNACSPGEIILTTGVHGLSKLGFLMQNKNNFDNDVVLNKRLIKQSIEHFCRPKVYPHFLTNLLKTRSNKKITRIGCTDSSDGLFQAIQDLTIASNCKAIMNYEKIPKDKDWPKGDEWDEYYFFGGEDYELVFSLPKKWAKKLSNLDRNITEIGFFVEGKPSIEFSNNTKNKLLNNTPFKHF; encoded by the coding sequence ATGCGTAAAGAATTATTAGAAGATATTGGAGAAAAAGAATTAATAAATAGGCTTGGAAAATTTATGCCTAAAAATCAAGCTTCTGATGATTGCGCTTTAATCAAAACTAAAAATGAAAAATTACTTGTTAATACTGATTCTTTGGTAGAAAATGTTCATTTCAATGACATCACTATTTGCCCTCAAGATCTTGGTTGGAAAGCGGTTGTCAGTAATATCTCTGACTTATTATCCAGTGGTAGCAAAAAAACCATAGGAATTATGATAAGTCTTACTTTACCCGCTAAAACTGAGTGGGTTTGGGTCGAAGAATTATATAAAGGAATAAAAAAAGCTTTAAAAGTATATGGTGGAATAATACTTGGAGGTGATTGCTCAAAAGGAAATCAAAAGATTATATCAATTACAGCACTTGGCATTCAGGGAGAACTTAAATTACGAAGAAATGCATGTAGCCCAGGTGAAATCATCCTAACCACAGGTGTTCATGGTCTTAGCAAACTAGGCTTTTTAATGCAAAATAAAAATAACTTCGATAATGATGTTGTTCTCAATAAAAGGTTAATCAAACAGTCCATTGAACATTTCTGTCGCCCTAAAGTTTACCCACATTTCCTAACAAATCTCCTTAAAACTCGCTCAAATAAAAAAATAACGAGAATAGGTTGTACTGATAGCAGTGATGGACTATTTCAAGCAATTCAAGATTTAACAATTGCAAGCAACTGTAAAGCAATAATGAACTATGAAAAAATACCAAAGGATAAAGATTGGCCAAAAGGAGATGAATGGGATGAGTATTATTTTTTTGGAGGTGAAGACTACGAATTAGTTTTTTCATTGCCTAAAAAATGGGCAAAGAAATTATCCAACCTCGACAGAAATATTACCGAAATTGGGTTTTTTGTCGAAGGAAAACCTTCAATAGAATTTAGTAATAATACAAAAAATAAATTATTGAACAATACACCTTTCAAACACTTTTAA